A stretch of DNA from Anopheles ziemanni chromosome 3, idAnoZiCoDA_A2_x.2, whole genome shotgun sequence:
GCGTTATGCAACGGATCATCAACAAATCGCTGTGGCTCATCGGAACGGCCCGCAACGCCATCATCGTTATTGTCTGCGGTGGTATCGGTGCGGCGTTCTACGAGAATGGAAAGGAACCGTTCCGGATGATCGGTGATGTGCCGAGCGGTCTTCCGAGCGTTCAGGCTCCGCCATTCTCCGTTCCCGAGGTGGTCAATGCCACTGGCGCGGTTGTGCAGGAGTACGAAAGCTTCGGAGATATGCTGCAAAACTTGGGCTCGATGTTGATCGTTATCCCACTGATTGCTCTGTTGGAAAATATTGCCATTTGCAAGGCTTTCGGTAAGTGTCACATCAAAGTCAGCTCTGATGTTGATTTCGTTGGAGTTCATGGACTCCTGTGATGAACATTCTCGTgaacttttctttatttctctAGCTGATGGAAAGCCAGTCGATGCAACCCAGGAACTTATCGCCATCGGTGTGTCCAACATTGCCAACTCCTTCGTCCAGGGATATCCCGGTACGGGAGCACTTTCCCGTGGCGCTGTTAACAACGCCAGTGGCGTACGCACCCCCTTCGGTGGACTCTACACCGGCCTTCTGGTGATCTTCGCGTTGCTCTTCTTCACGCCCTACTTCTTCTACATCCCTCGGGCGGCACTGGCGGCCATCATCATCGCGGCCGTCATCTTCATGATTGAGGTGCGTGTCGTCAAACCGATGTGGCGCAGCAAGAAGACGGACCTAATCCCCGGCCTGGCCACCTTTGTCGCCTGCCTCGCTCTACCGCTGGAGTACGGCATTCTGGTTGGCATTGGGTTGAACATCCTGTTTATCCTTTACCACGCGGCACGTCCGAAAATCCACATGGACCAAGCGGTAACCCCGTGCGGTGTGAAGTATCTCATGCTGACGCCCGACCGGTGCCTGATCTTCCCCTCGGTCGACTACGTGCGCAACCTGATCAACAAGCACGGCCTCAAAAGCCAGATCCCGGTGGTGATCGACTGTACGCACATCTACGGTGCCGACTTTACCGCGGCCCAGGTTATCGATACGCTCATTAAAGACTTCAAGAGCCGCAACCAGTTGCTGCTGTTCCTGAACCTTAAGCCCTCGGTCGGCAACGTGTTCGAGGGGGCCGATCTCGAGTATCGCGTGTTCTACGACTTCGAGCAGCTGGACAAAGCTATCCGCGAGTGCCGCCGAAAGAGTATCGGAGCTTGAGAGCTAGGGCTGAACATTTGCGGTTTGCAGTGGTAACAACGGGAGCGTGAACGAAAGACGAAACGAACCActacaacaacagcagcaaaagaCACAAGTGATCTGTACATTTTAGCATTAAAGACAACCATTATACTACCAAAAGCGCCTTCCGCTATCTGCCGACGGCGACCGAGATGGCAGCTAAAGTATCTGCACGTGAGCATGTTCCTGTCGAATGTGACGTTTTGGGAGACCATACTGGAATTGGTCCACTGGAAGCCAGGCCCCATCGTCACGtgcctgtatgtgtgtgtgatttttgtaCGAAGAATAGTCGAGTGGATGTTATGTCACTCGCAAAGACAATCTAGTTTATAAGCGTTTGTTTGTCAGCACAGACGGTACAGGTAATAAAATGCCTTTAACTTATAGTGATGCAATAAGGATCCAAGAAC
This window harbors:
- the LOC131288829 gene encoding sodium-independent sulfate anion transporter-like gives rise to the protein MAANRGPPEPGSSSTFSLSVPRIQIRRSSSDTQLDKVQIQSASVYNIHGLSGSQHSLSVPPIHKDVVGYRGSNEFILTDDKQSTMDQIKSIGPWMRRKCKNVCRRKILYKRVPILNWLPKYTTDDAVGDLVAGITVGLTVIPQALAYSNIAGLPAAYGLYGSFVGCFVYILLGSCKDVPMGPTAIASLLTFQACDGVWQRAVLLCFLSGLIELLMGLFGLGFLIDFVSGPVSSGFTSAVSLIILSSQVKDLLGIVAKGNTFIEQWSSIIDDIHNTQLGDAVMGFTCIIVLLLMRLLPRIKFGPPEACDQSVMQRIINKSLWLIGTARNAIIVIVCGGIGAAFYENGKEPFRMIGDVPSGLPSVQAPPFSVPEVVNATGAVVQEYESFGDMLQNLGSMLIVIPLIALLENIAICKAFADGKPVDATQELIAIGVSNIANSFVQGYPGTGALSRGAVNNASGVRTPFGGLYTGLLVIFALLFFTPYFFYIPRAALAAIIIAAVIFMIEVRVVKPMWRSKKTDLIPGLATFVACLALPLEYGILVGIGLNILFILYHAARPKIHMDQAVTPCGVKYLMLTPDRCLIFPSVDYVRNLINKHGLKSQIPVVIDCTHIYGADFTAAQVIDTLIKDFKSRNQLLLFLNLKPSVGNVFEGADLEYRVFYDFEQLDKAIRECRRKSIGA